The following coding sequences are from one Onychomys torridus chromosome 14, mOncTor1.1, whole genome shotgun sequence window:
- the Tmem30b gene encoding cell cycle control protein 50B encodes MTWSVSARGAHQPDNTAFTQQRLPAWQPLLSAGITLPLFFCAGLAFIGLGLGLFYSSNGIKELEHDYTGNPGTGNCSLCAAEGQGRAPPPNCSCAWYFSLPELFPGPVYLYYELSNFYQNNRRYGVSRDDAQLSGLASALRHPANECAPYQFSATGLPIAPCGAIANSLFNDSFSLWYQRQSGGPYVEVPLDRTAIAWWTDYHVKFRNPPLVNGSLALAFRGTAPPPNWHRPVYELSPDPNNTGFINQDFVVWMRTAALPTFRKLYARIRQGNYSAGLPRGAYRVNITYNYPVRAFGGHKLIIFSNISWMGGKNPFLGIAYLVVGSLCILMGFVMLVVYIRYQDQDDDDNDAE; translated from the coding sequence ATGACCTGGAGCGTCTCGGCGCGGGGCGCGCACCAGCCGGACAACACAGCCTTCACGCAGCAGCGCCTCCCGGCCTGGCAGCCCCTGCTCTCGGCCGGCATCACGCTGCCGCTCTTCTTCTGCGCCGGCCTGGCTTTCATCGGCTTGGGCCTGGGCCTCTTCTACTCCTCCAACGGCATCAAGGAGCTGGAGCACGACTACACCGGCAACCCCGGCACCGGCAACTGCTCGCTGTGCGCCGCCGAAGGCCAGGGCCGCGCGCCGCCGCCCAACTGCTCGTGCGCCTGGTACTTCTCGCTGCCCGAGCTCTTCCCGGGCCCCGTCTACCTCTACTACGAGCTGTCCAACTTCTACCAGAACAACCGGCGCTACGGCGTGTCCCGCGACGACGCGCAGCTCAGCGGCCTGGCCAGCGCGCTGCGCCACCCGGCCAACGAGTGCGCCCCCTACCAGTTCAGCGCCACCGGGCTGCCCATCGCGCCCTGCGGCGCCATCGCCAACAGCCTCTTCAACGACTCCTTCTCGCTGTGGTACCAGCGCCAGTCCGGGGGACCCTACGTCGAGGTGCCTCTCGACCGCACCGCCATCGCCTGGTGGACCGACTACCACGTCAAGTTCCGCAACCCGCCGCTGGTGAACGGCAGCCTGGCGCTGGCCTTCCGCGGCACGGCGCCACCGCCCAACTGGCACCGGCCGGTTTACGAGCTCAGTCCCGATCCCAACAACACCGGCTTCATCAACCAGGACTTCGTGGTGTGGATGCGCACGGCGGCGCTGCCCACGTTCCGCAAGCTCTATGCGCGCATCCGTCAGGGCAACTACTCGGCCGGCCTGCCCCGGGGTGCCTACCGTGTCAACATCACCTACAACTACCCGGTGCGTGCCTTCGGCGGCCACAAGCTCATCATCTTTAGCAACATCTCATGGATGGGTGGGAAGAACCCTTTCCTGGGCATCGCCTACCTGGTTGTCGGCTCCCTCTGCATCCTCATGGGCTTTGTCATGCTGGTCGTCTACATTCGCTACCAGGACCAGGACGACGATGACAATGATGCTGAGTGA